AGGGATGTAAATGATCTAGGTTCAAGTGATGCCATTATTGAATTTACTCCATCTGAAGGAGTCAGGGTTACAGATGTAACATCAGGAGATGGGAATGCTCTTATTGTGCAGGATAAGGATATCGACAACATAGCAGGCTTAGTGCGGATTCTAGCATGGGATGTAAGTACAGCTCATAGCGAGGATGTGGTTATTTGTAATATTGCATATACTGGAAGTGATTCGAATCCGTTTGAAATCGGTCCCGCAGAATTATTCGATTATACCTATAACAAGATTCCGCACTCTGGAAACAATGACATTGATCGTTCCACTGTTAATCCCACTGCAACAAAAGTCGCAGATGATTCTGCCACAAGCGTTGCAACAGTATCTGGAGGAAAAGCAGATGGTGAAGGTATTGTTGTCGAATCCACAGAAATTGCAGACGAGACTAATGGGTCATCCGGGGAAGATAAAAAGGGTATTCCCGGGTTTGGATTATTGACTTGTCTATCGGTTATGTTGATTACGGTTCGACTATTGCGTGAAGACAAATGAATGAGGTTATTGAACCTCATTTGTTTTTTTATGGTACACTGAGCCTGTGGCAAATCTGGCGAGGTAGTTACCTGGTGTATTCCTCCAAAATATAAGAATTAAAAAAAAATTGCAGACGTTTTTATTTGATTGATTCAATCGTAGTTTTAGCCTCAGGTTTCATTCAATGCGTAGCAACCATCACATTTGTTGATTTAATTATTGCGTAGACCTCTTTTCCTTTAGTCAACTCTAAATTTTCTGCCGATTTTTTTGAAATTATAGAAACAATCTCTACTCCATCTGACAGTTCTATCATTACTTCCGAAGTCACCATACCATGATTTATATTTTTTACTTTGCCTTTTAAAACATTCCGCGCACTTACTTTCATTGCAATTCCCCCTTTATAATAAGGTTTCTTCTTATGTCTCATTAAAGTATCGGTCTCATTGAAGGTGTGTATAGTCCCGAAAAGATTTCGAATCAGATTTTGCCCAAAAATATTTGTTCAGAACGTGAAGCTGAACAGAAGAAAAATTTGTTATATTATCAATCATAAAAAGAAAGGAGAATCATGCGAGATAATCGCTGAAGATATCAAAATATCAAAGAGAAGAGTTGAACAGATATGGAAAGAATATCATGAGACTGGGGAAGAGCCATTAGTTAGAAAGAATCTGGGCAGACCAAAGAAAGCGGTAATTCCTGAAGAAGTTGAAATAATCAAAGAAGCTTTTAACCGCTTCAAGTTCGGGGCAAGAATGCTTGAACCTATCATTGAAGGATTATATAATATTCACATACCTCATAATCGAATTCACATGTACTTGCTTTCAGAAAGTCTAGCAGGAGGAGAATTTTACCTGAACTTGAGAAAATGAGTTTGATTTCACGATCTAGTGCGCCAGTCATTTCTCCCCGGAAGTAAGAACAATCACCATCACCGTGTTTGAAAATAGGTTAGTTTATGATATATCATTTACACAAGAGAAAAACATAATGACAAACGCGGTAATGATCGCCGGCACCCACAGCGGTGTAGGCAAGACCACAACCGCCCTGGGATTGATGGCAGCAATGTCTAAAAGGGGCAGGTCGGTCCAGCCATATAAAGTTGGCCCGGATTTTATCGATCCCACGCATCATACAGCCATATGCAGCACCCCATCCAGGAACCTGGATACATATATAATGGGTACACAGGGAGTCCATGAGTCCTATGCCAAAACCCAGGGAGCTGACATTTCTATAATCGAAGGCGTCATGGGACTTTATGACGGACTTGATTCTACAGATACAGCCAGCAGCGCTCATGTGGCAAAGACCCTGGGTGTCCCGGTGGTACTGGTTGTCAATGTGCATGGCATGTCCCGCAGTGCAGCTGCGGTGGTAAAAGGATATCAGGCGATGGACCCTGAAGTCAATATTGCTGCATTAATATTGAACAGAGTAGGCAGTCCACGTCATCAAAAGCTGGTAGAAGATGGACTAAAAGGTGCAGGGATTGATATTCCTGTCATAGGAACTCTGCCGACAAATAAAGAACTTTCAATACCTTCCAGACATTTGGGGCTTTATATGGCACATGAAGAAACCCAGGATTATGGAAAACTGGCAGATTTCATAGAATCTAATGTAGATCTGGATGCTCTAATAGAGATAAGTTCATTGGCCTACGATCCACCAAAGTCTGTTGTAGTAGAGCACCGGCGGGCTGATGTAAGAATTGGTGTAGCAATGGATGGGGCATTTTGTTTCTACTACCAGGATATGCTGGATGATCTGAGAAAATGGGGGGCACAAATAATTGCCTTTAGTCCAATAACTGACGAACTGCCCAAAGTTGATGGTCTGATACTGGGAGGCGGTTATCCGGAACTGTATGCACCCCAGCTATCATCAGGTACAGCACTAGATGACATCAAAAAGGCAGCCCAGGACGGCATGCCAGTATATGCAGAATGCGGCGGCCTGATGTATCTTGGCAAAATCCTTGAAGTGGATGGGAAGACATATACAATGGCGGGGGTATTGGATACCGAATCAAGAATGGTACAGAGGTTCCAGGCTCTTGGTTACACCCAGGCCGAGGTGATTCACGATAATCCACTGTCGTTGAAGCACCGATCCGCCAGGGGTCATGAGTTCCATTATTCAATAACAGATGTGCAGCGTGATGCCAAATTCGCTTACAAGATGCAGAGGGGAAAAGGCATTCAGGATGGATGGGATGGGATTATGGCTTACAATACCCTGGCAAGCTATATGCATACCCACCCGGCTTCAGTGTCAATGGAGCGGTTTGTAGAAGCCTGCAGAAAGTATAGCAGACAATGATGAATATGAAATTTGAAAAAACAGAGTCCCATAAACTCCTGACTGCAATGTTTATAACCGGCGTGATATCAGCAATTATTATCGTACTGGTTTTTAGAGATAGAGGAGCTTTCTGGGAATTCTCATTGATTTTCGGTACCCAATTTTTGTCAGGGCGGGAAATCGCAATGCTGCATGGGGCTTCTAAGGAAATCTCACCCGTTGTTATGATCTCGGCAAGTTTTTTGACCGACATGGCTGCCATGCTGGTCGGGTTGCCAATATTCGTTCTTTTTTATGAAGAGTTAAAATCAATTCGTGCAATGGCACCGTTTATGATTTTTTCAGAGACCATTACCTCAGATAAAAGCAGCGTTTTGCATAAATTCGGGTGGGTTGGTCTTTTCATTATATGTTTCATCCCGTTTCAGATGACCGGAGCACTTGCGACATCATGTTTTGCAAAGCTCCTGGGTTTTCCCGTGCGGGAGATATTGCCCGTTGTTTCCCTGGCATCCTTGACTGCGTCAATGGTATGGGCCATGACTGCTGACACTGTGATGAATTATCTGGGTCCTGTCCAGCAATATATCCCATTTTTCATTGTTTTTTTGGTGATTTTTATTTTGATCTATAATTTCACTCACTATAAAAATAAATGAAATTAATCCCTTCATATTCTACATCATTATCCTTTCTTTGGAATATCTATTCCTTTTGTTAAAGCCAGGGTCTTCATCATGTGGTTCATGGTCTTACGCATGGATTTGTGCCCTTCCTCATCCTCGGCTGCACCTTCAGCTAACCGGTCCTGGGACCAGTACGTGCCGCCCAGGTTTGCACCGAATGACCCGCCGCCTACCGGAATCATCTCACTGATAATATAGAAATGATGGATGGACTGAATGGCTATTTCCTGCCCGCCTACTCTGTCGCCGCCTACTGCCAGTGCTGCACCTACCTTGTTGCGTAGTATGTCAGGGTCCTTTGCTACCATAGCCCGGCAGCGGTCCATCATGGTCTTGGTCTGGGCGCTCAGGTTACCCTGATAAACAGGCGTACCAAATATGATACCGTCAGCCCATTCCAGGGAATCGTAGAACTCAATCATATCATCTTTATGTACACAACCCATGCGGTTCTTTACGCAATAGTCACAGTGTATGCAGAAATTTAGCTTCTTTCCCATTGCAGAAAAATACCTTGTTTCCACTCCATATTTTTCTTCAATGTATTTGAGGGACTCCTGTACGATATAATCAGTAGCACCCTGCCTTGGACTTCCGGATATTCCAAAAATTTTCATCATTATTATACTTCCCTAAAAATATTAATTGAAATAATATATGTTTTCTTGTTAATAATTATTATTGGCTCATATTACTAATCGATTCCTACCCTCTCTAGTAAAAAGAATTGGGCAAGTTTAAAATACTTATACAATACAAACATACAATTTATTACTAAATTTGCGTGAGGTGTAAGTAAATGTGGAGAAGAAGACCCAATAGGGACATATTCGACGAAATGGATCATGAGTTCGAAGAGATCAATGATATGATGGAACGAATGTTTCGGACAATCCGGTCACAGGCAAACGTTGAACCAGGTAAACCTCTGGTCTATGGTTTCAGCATGAAAGTCGGACCTGACGGAATTCCCCATGTGGAACAATTCGGAAATGTCAGACCCACAGGAAAAGGTATGATCAGTGGTGATGTGAGGGAGCCTTACTCATGCAATATCCTGAACAGTGAAAAGAACCAGTTATGTATCACTGCAGAGATGCCAGGTATTACCAGGGAGGATGTGACTGTAGATGCTACTGATACTGTAGTTACAATTAAGGCCGAAACCAAGGACCGAAAATATTTCAAGGAAATCCTCACAAATGCTCCTATCGACCCTGACAGTGGAAAAGCAAAATACAACAACGGAGTCCTGGAACTGACATTCGAATTGAAAGGTGATATAAAACCAAAAGGCAAAAAGATCAATGTGGATTAATTCTGAAATTAAATCAATATTAACTCAAGCTGAGGATATGGTACATGGCAGATGAAGTTCAAGAAATCAATTTAAAGGTAGAAGAGTCAAAACAGCAAGATGTAAACAGGGGAATAGCTCGTATCGACCCCCAACAGGCAGAAAAACTGGGACTCGAAACTGGTGATGTCGTAGGTATTATCGGAACCAAGGAAACTGCCGCTATTAACTGGCCAGGATATCCCGAGGATATGGGACGAGAGGTTATAAGGATCGATGGCAGTATTCGCCGAAACGCAGGGGTTGGTATCGATGATAAGGTTAAGATCAGGAAAATAAAAACTGATCCCGCCAGTAAAGTGGTTTTTGCTCCCACCGAAGATTTGAAGATCATAGGTGGCGGAGAGCAATACCTTTCCCAGGTAATGGATGGCAGAGTCGTTACCAGAGGCGATCTTATTGAACTGAATGTAATGGGTCGCAAACTGCAATTAATGGTAACAAACTCCACACCACACACAGAATCTGTTATTATAGGATCCAAAACAAAGATCGAGATCAGCGAAAAACCTGCTTCTGAAGTAAAGGTCATTCCAAGGGTCACGTATGAGGATATCGGCGGCCTGGGAGAAGAGATCAAGAAAGTCAGGGAAATGATCGAACTTCCCATGAAACATCCCGAACTCTTTGAACGGCTGGGCGTGGAGGCACCCAAAGGTGTGCTGTTGCACGGTCCACCCGGTACGGGTAAGACCTTGCTGGCGAAAGCGCTGGCCAATGAAACAAATGCCAATTTCCAGACATTGACCGGGCCTGAGATCATGAGCAAGTTTTACGGTGAATCAGAGGAGCGTCTGCGTGAACTGTTCAAGGAAGCCGAAGAAAATGCACCCAGTATAATATTGATCGATGAGATCGACAGCATCGCACCAAAGCGCGAAGAGGTCACAGGCGAGGTTGAACGCCGGGTAGTGGCCCAGCTTCTGGCCCTGATGGATGGACTGGAATCCCGTGGAAAGGTGGTGGTGCTGGGAGCCACCAACAGGGTCAATGCATTGGACCCTGCACTACGCCGGCCTGGTCGGTTCGACCGCGAGATCGAGATCGGAGTGCCTGATAGGAATGCCAGGCTTCAGGTCCTGCAGATCCATACCAGAGGTATGCCGTTAGCTGAAGATGTGGAACTTGAGAAACTGGCAGATGTGACCCATGGGTTTGTGGGGGCAGATCTGGCTGCACTGACCAAGGAAGGGGCAATGCGGGCCGTGCGAAGGGTGCTACCTGAGATCGACATGGAAGAGGAGACCCTTCCTGCAGAAGTGCTTGAAAAATTGAATGTCACCAAAGATGATTTCATAAAGGCATTGAGTGAGATGGAACCATCTGCATTGCGGGAGGTATTCGTGGAATCGCCAAATGTCAAATGGAATGATATCGGCGGACTTGCGGGTCCAAAACAGGAACTGGCAGAGGTTGTGGAATGGCCATTGAAATACCAGAAGGTGTACGAGAACATGAATGCAGAGATCCCAAAGGGCGTGCTGCTGTACGGTCCGCCCGGGACCGGTAAGACCTTACTGGCAAAGGCCGTAGCCACTGAAAGTGAGGTTAACTTCATCAGTGTAAAAGGTCCGGAATTATTAAGCAAATGGGTAGGTGAATCTGAAAAGGCAGTGCGTGAAACCTTCAGGAAAGCCAAACAGGCCGCTCCATGTATTATATTCTTTGACGAGATCGATGCCATCACACCCACCAGGGGTCAGAGTTTTGACAGTCACGTGACCGAACGTGTGATCAGTCAGTTCCTGGCCGAACTGGACGGACTGGAGGAACTCCACGGTGTAGTCGCTATTGCCGCCACTAACAGATTTGATATTATTGATAAGGCACTGCTCAGGCCTGGCAGATTCGACAGGATGGTGGAGGTACCTGTACCCGATGATGCAGCCCGTCTTGAGATATTTAAGATCCACTTGAAGGACAAACCGATATCTGATGAAGTGGCCCTTAATAAGCTGGTACGTGAGACAAGTGGTTATTCAGGAGCAGATATTTCAGGTGTTGTGAATGAAGCGGTAATGCTGGCCATACGTGATTATATCCAGTCCGGCAGATCTGCTGACGACGAGGAGGAAATAAAGAAATACAAGATTGGTCCAGATATTTTCAAGAAGGCCCTGGAAAAGGTCAAACCTGAGAAGGAAAAGAAAGAATTTGGAATGTATACCTGAAAGTTGAAAAAACCAGTTGAAATTGAGATTTCCAATTTAATAAACCTCATCACATCTATTTATTTACAGAAACCTTAATGATTTAAAAAAAAACAATTAAAGTTGATAGTAATAATTGATTTCAAATCATTTTTTGGAGCAAAAGATATGAAAACAAAACCAATTAAGGTGGGATTGATTCAGCTTGGAGATTTCATTAATGTTCCAAATGGAATTGAATCAATAAAGAAATTTATGAATGGCAATCAAAAAATGTTTGACTTTTCTAACATTGCAACTATATCAAGCGATAATCTCGGGCTTCCTGAACTAGATAACCTATACTATAGTGATCAACAGCTTTACAATCTTATTGAATTAACAATAAAAAATAATATTATCCAAGAAGATATTGAAATTATCTTTGCAGTAACATCATTAAGAATTAGTGAAAAAGATTTGTTTGAAAAAGATGGAAATGCATGTGATGATTTAGATTTTTTTAGCGTTAGGAATATCAAAAAGAAGATTGGAATTATATCTGTAACTCAATGGATGTTGAATTATGAAGATAAGTCATATCGATCGACAAAACAATTTGTAGCGTTTAATATTATTCCATTGCTTTGTGAATTTATTTTGGAAAAATCACTACTTCATTTTGATTTTCGACA
This is a stretch of genomic DNA from Methanosarcinales archaeon. It encodes these proteins:
- a CDS encoding TOBE domain-containing protein → MKVSARNVLKGKVKNINHGMVTSEVMIELSDGVEIVSIISKKSAENLELTKGKEVYAIIKSTNVMVATH
- a CDS encoding helix-turn-helix domain-containing protein: MKLNRRKICYIINHKKKGESCEIIAEDIKISKRRVEQIWKEYHETGEEPLVRKNLGRPKKAVIPEEVEIIKEAFNRFKFGARMLEPIIEGLYNIHIPHNRIHMYLLSESLAGGEFYLNLRK
- a CDS encoding cobyrinate a,c-diamide synthase; this translates as MTNAVMIAGTHSGVGKTTTALGLMAAMSKRGRSVQPYKVGPDFIDPTHHTAICSTPSRNLDTYIMGTQGVHESYAKTQGADISIIEGVMGLYDGLDSTDTASSAHVAKTLGVPVVLVVNVHGMSRSAAAVVKGYQAMDPEVNIAALILNRVGSPRHQKLVEDGLKGAGIDIPVIGTLPTNKELSIPSRHLGLYMAHEETQDYGKLADFIESNVDLDALIEISSLAYDPPKSVVVEHRRADVRIGVAMDGAFCFYYQDMLDDLRKWGAQIIAFSPITDELPKVDGLILGGGYPELYAPQLSSGTALDDIKKAAQDGMPVYAECGGLMYLGKILEVDGKTYTMAGVLDTESRMVQRFQALGYTQAEVIHDNPLSLKHRSARGHEFHYSITDVQRDAKFAYKMQRGKGIQDGWDGIMAYNTLASYMHTHPASVSMERFVEACRKYSRQ
- a CDS encoding small multi-drug export protein, with the translated sequence MKFEKTESHKLLTAMFITGVISAIIIVLVFRDRGAFWEFSLIFGTQFLSGREIAMLHGASKEISPVVMISASFLTDMAAMLVGLPIFVLFYEELKSIRAMAPFMIFSETITSDKSSVLHKFGWVGLFIICFIPFQMTGALATSCFAKLLGFPVREILPVVSLASLTASMVWAMTADTVMNYLGPVQQYIPFFIVFLVIFILIYNFTHYKNK
- a CDS encoding flavodoxin family protein, yielding MKIFGISGSPRQGATDYIVQESLKYIEEKYGVETRYFSAMGKKLNFCIHCDYCVKNRMGCVHKDDMIEFYDSLEWADGIIFGTPVYQGNLSAQTKTMMDRCRAMVAKDPDILRNKVGAALAVGGDRVGGQEIAIQSIHHFYIISEMIPVGGGSFGANLGGTYWSQDRLAEGAAEDEEGHKSMRKTMNHMMKTLALTKGIDIPKKG
- a CDS encoding Hsp20/alpha crystallin family protein; the protein is MWRRRPNRDIFDEMDHEFEEINDMMERMFRTIRSQANVEPGKPLVYGFSMKVGPDGIPHVEQFGNVRPTGKGMISGDVREPYSCNILNSEKNQLCITAEMPGITREDVTVDATDTVVTIKAETKDRKYFKEILTNAPIDPDSGKAKYNNGVLELTFELKGDIKPKGKKINVD
- a CDS encoding CDC48 family AAA ATPase; its protein translation is MADEVQEINLKVEESKQQDVNRGIARIDPQQAEKLGLETGDVVGIIGTKETAAINWPGYPEDMGREVIRIDGSIRRNAGVGIDDKVKIRKIKTDPASKVVFAPTEDLKIIGGGEQYLSQVMDGRVVTRGDLIELNVMGRKLQLMVTNSTPHTESVIIGSKTKIEISEKPASEVKVIPRVTYEDIGGLGEEIKKVREMIELPMKHPELFERLGVEAPKGVLLHGPPGTGKTLLAKALANETNANFQTLTGPEIMSKFYGESEERLRELFKEAEENAPSIILIDEIDSIAPKREEVTGEVERRVVAQLLALMDGLESRGKVVVLGATNRVNALDPALRRPGRFDREIEIGVPDRNARLQVLQIHTRGMPLAEDVELEKLADVTHGFVGADLAALTKEGAMRAVRRVLPEIDMEEETLPAEVLEKLNVTKDDFIKALSEMEPSALREVFVESPNVKWNDIGGLAGPKQELAEVVEWPLKYQKVYENMNAEIPKGVLLYGPPGTGKTLLAKAVATESEVNFISVKGPELLSKWVGESEKAVRETFRKAKQAAPCIIFFDEIDAITPTRGQSFDSHVTERVISQFLAELDGLEELHGVVAIAATNRFDIIDKALLRPGRFDRMVEVPVPDDAARLEIFKIHLKDKPISDEVALNKLVRETSGYSGADISGVVNEAVMLAIRDYIQSGRSADDEEEIKKYKIGPDIFKKALEKVKPEKEKKEFGMYT